The following are encoded together in the Fundulus heteroclitus isolate FHET01 chromosome 19, MU-UCD_Fhet_4.1, whole genome shotgun sequence genome:
- the vgll2b gene encoding transcription cofactor vestigial-like protein 2b codes for MSCLDVMYPAYGHYAPYASTAPAFINSFQAPSGLSSSAPNSRDFMDTPSVPEGMSGGPGAGGSTSSSSSSSSSSSSSYTPAVPRTTEGPKEKQEAPEAEYLTSRCVLFTYYHGDISSVVDEHFSRALSSYMDGEGKRRGPEQQGTETSSSNSRRSFPPSFWDSNYSSPQSRPHCETSAPAYSMDPYASALHPGLPHPHAHPHPHAHTRPHAHPPEGWGYPQAQPYGPPRPLHELYSPSALEPHYGGLLVPTVRPPHLPTLSSHYEVGKLEPTASWPGLLPPGDVSQTLALNMDAGLQQHKKGKELYWF; via the exons ATGAGCTGTTTGGATGTTATGTATCCAGCCTATGGACATTACGCACCGTACGCATCAACCGCTCCCGCTTTTATCAATAGCTTTCAG GCTCCTTCAGGTCTGAGCAGCTCCGCACCCAACAGTCGGGATTTTATGGACACTCCCAGCGTTCCTGAAGGGATGTCTGGGGGCCCAGGCGCTGGAGGATCAACTTCCTCCTCATCTTCGTccagttcttcttcttcctcctcttacACACCTGCGGTACCAAGGACGACGGAGGGCCCCAAAGAGAAGCAGGAGGCCCCCGAGGCAGAGTACCTGACGTCGCGCTGTGTGCTCTTCACCTACTACCACGGAGACATCAGCAGTGTGGTGGATGAGCACTTCTCCCGGGCGCTGAGCTCCTACATGGATGGAGAGGGCAAACGGCGGGGGCCAGAACAACAGGGAACAG AAACGTCGTCTTCTAACAGTCGGCGAAGCTTCCCGCCGTCTTTCTGGGACAGTAACTACTCTTCGCCTCAGAGCCGCCCCCACTGTGAGACCAGCGCGCCCGCTTATTCCATGGACCCGTACGCGTCAGCGCTCCATCCAGGTCTGCCACATCCACATGCTCATCCGCACCCACACGCCCACACTCGCCCCCACGCTCACCCACCCGAGGGCTGGGGATACCCTCAGGCCCAGCCCTACGGACCCCCTCGACCTCTTCACGAACTGTATTCACCGTCAGCTTTGGAGCCTCACTACGGGGGCCTGCTCGTGCCCACCGTGAGACCGCCTCATCTTCCTACCTTGTCAAGCCACTATGAAGTGGGCAAGCTGGAGCCCACCGCCTCCTGGCCAGGCCTGCTGCCCCCTGGAGACGTCAGTCAGACCTTGGCTCTCAACATGGATGCAG GTCTCCAGCAGCACAAGAAAGGCAAGGAGCTCTACTGGTTCTAA